A stretch of the Mycobacteroides immunogenum genome encodes the following:
- a CDS encoding succinate dehydrogenase hydrophobic membrane anchor subunit — protein sequence MTSPQTGSHTSVRASGRPAPVMERNYDRPAALDNPRAPRRGSGMPNFEKYAWIFMRLSGIVLIFLALGHLFIMLMWDNGVYRLDFNFVAQRWASPFWQTWDLTMLWLAQLHGGNGMRTIIADYTRKDSTRFWLNCLLALSIIFTVVLGTYVLLTFNPNIG from the coding sequence ATGACATCTCCTCAGACCGGTTCGCACACGAGCGTTCGCGCCAGCGGCCGCCCCGCTCCCGTGATGGAGCGCAACTACGACCGCCCTGCCGCACTGGACAATCCACGTGCCCCCCGGCGCGGGTCGGGCATGCCCAATTTCGAGAAGTACGCGTGGATCTTCATGCGACTCTCCGGCATCGTCCTGATCTTCCTGGCTCTGGGCCATCTGTTCATCATGCTGATGTGGGACAACGGCGTGTACCGCCTCGATTTCAACTTCGTGGCGCAGCGCTGGGCCAGCCCGTTCTGGCAGACCTGGGACCTGACGATGTTGTGGCTGGCGCAGCTGCACGGCGGTAACGGGATGCGCACGATCATTGCCGACTACACCCGCAAGGACTCGACCCGGTTCTGGCTCAATTGCCTGCTGGCACTGTCGATCATCTTCACCGTGGTGCTCGGCACCTACGTCCTGCTGACCTTCAACCCGAACATCGGTTAG
- the sdhC gene encoding succinate dehydrogenase, cytochrome b556 subunit, whose protein sequence is MWSWVLHRITGATIFFFLFVHVLDTALVRVSPETYNSVIETYKTPIVGLMELGLVAAVLYHALNGVRVILVDFWSKGPRYQRLMLWIIGTVWFVVMVPAVTRILMHMAERFL, encoded by the coding sequence ATGTGGTCCTGGGTCCTGCATCGCATTACCGGTGCCACGATATTCTTCTTCCTCTTTGTCCACGTCTTGGATACCGCCCTGGTGCGGGTTAGCCCCGAGACCTATAACTCGGTGATCGAGACCTATAAGACCCCGATCGTGGGTCTGATGGAGCTCGGCCTGGTCGCGGCGGTCCTGTACCACGCGCTCAACGGTGTCCGAGTCATCCTCGTCGATTTCTGGTCCAAGGGCCCGCGTTATCAGCGCCTCATGCTGTGGATCATCGGCACGGTCTGGTTCGTGGTGATGGTTCCCGCAGTGACCCGAATCCTCATGCACATGGCGGAGCGTTTCCTATGA
- a CDS encoding succinate dehydrogenase iron-sulfur subunit, translating to MTAVIEKAEAGDPPLPPVPEGAVMVDLKIQRFNPEDPDAAGWQTFRVPCLSTDRLLNLLLYVKGYLDGTLTFRRSCAHGVCGSDAMRINGVNRLACKVLMRDLLPKNPKKTLTITIEPIRGLPVEKDLVVNMEPFFDAYRAVKPFMITSGNQPTREYIQSQTDRARFDDTTKCILCACCTTSCPVFWSDGSYFGPAAIVNAHRFIFDSRDEAAAERLDILNDVDGVWRCRTTFNCTDACPRGIEVTKAIQEVKRALMFAR from the coding sequence ATGACTGCGGTTATCGAGAAAGCCGAAGCAGGCGACCCGCCGCTGCCTCCGGTCCCCGAGGGTGCGGTCATGGTGGATCTGAAGATCCAGCGCTTCAACCCCGAAGACCCCGACGCGGCGGGCTGGCAGACGTTCCGGGTGCCCTGCCTGTCGACGGATCGGCTGCTGAACCTGCTGCTGTATGTGAAGGGCTATCTGGACGGCACGCTGACCTTCCGCCGGTCCTGCGCACACGGTGTGTGCGGTTCGGACGCCATGCGGATCAACGGCGTGAACCGGTTGGCGTGCAAGGTGCTGATGCGCGACCTGCTGCCCAAGAACCCCAAGAAGACGCTCACCATCACCATCGAGCCCATCCGCGGCCTGCCCGTGGAAAAGGACCTCGTGGTCAACATGGAGCCCTTCTTCGACGCCTACCGCGCCGTGAAGCCGTTCATGATCACCAGCGGTAACCAGCCGACGCGTGAGTACATCCAGAGCCAGACCGACCGCGCACGCTTCGATGACACCACCAAGTGCATCCTGTGCGCCTGCTGCACCACCAGCTGCCCGGTGTTCTGGAGCGACGGAAGCTACTTCGGCCCGGCCGCGATCGTCAATGCGCACCGGTTCATCTTCGACAGCCGCGACGAGGCTGCCGCCGAGCGCCTGGACATCCTCAACGACGTCGACGGGGTGTGGCGCTGCCGCACCACGTTCAACTGCACCGACGCCTGCCCGCGCGGTATCGAGGTGACCAAGGCGATCCAAGAGGTCAAGCGCGCCCTGATGTTCGCGCGCTGA
- a CDS encoding thymidine phosphorylase: protein MANTYRFDMPSIIATKRDGAELSPDAIDWLIEEYTGGSIGEEQVAALLMAIYLRGMNSAETAAWTAAMLASGERLDLSGLSRPTVDKHSTGGVGDKISLPLVAVVAACGAAVPQLSGRGLGHTGGTLDKLESIAGIRVDLTNDQIRQQLSDVGAVICAAGASLAPADRKLYALRDITGTVESIPLIAGSIMSKKLAEGTAALVLDVKVGAGAFMKSEQQARELALAMVDLGTAHGVATRALLTAMDTPLGMTAGNAVEVEESLEVLAGGGPEDVVALTVALAREMLAAAGIDAKDPAATLTDGTAMDVFRAMIRAQGGDLSVPLPLGQCQETVLAPAGGVMRRIDAMPVGIAAWRLGAGRSRPGETVQYGAGVRIHRRPGESVVAGEPLFTLYTDTPERMPAALAALDGGWEIGAAPTLTPLIVDRLSV from the coding sequence ATGGCAAACACATATCGGTTCGATATGCCCTCGATCATCGCGACCAAACGCGACGGCGCAGAGCTGAGCCCGGACGCCATCGATTGGCTGATCGAGGAGTACACCGGCGGCAGCATCGGCGAGGAACAGGTCGCGGCCTTGCTGATGGCGATCTATCTGCGCGGGATGAACAGCGCGGAAACGGCGGCGTGGACGGCCGCGATGCTGGCTTCCGGCGAGCGGCTGGACCTGTCCGGGCTCTCCCGGCCGACTGTCGACAAGCACTCCACCGGCGGGGTGGGCGACAAGATCAGCCTGCCGTTGGTCGCGGTCGTCGCCGCGTGCGGCGCGGCGGTGCCGCAGCTCTCGGGCCGGGGTCTCGGACACACCGGTGGCACCCTCGACAAACTCGAATCCATCGCGGGCATCCGCGTCGATCTGACCAATGACCAGATACGTCAGCAGCTTTCCGATGTCGGGGCCGTGATCTGCGCGGCCGGAGCGTCACTGGCGCCCGCCGATCGCAAGCTGTACGCGCTGCGCGATATCACCGGCACCGTCGAGTCGATACCACTCATCGCCGGGTCGATCATGAGCAAGAAGCTGGCCGAAGGCACGGCCGCACTGGTTCTGGATGTGAAAGTCGGTGCGGGCGCGTTCATGAAATCTGAACAGCAGGCCCGCGAATTGGCCTTGGCGATGGTTGATCTGGGCACCGCGCACGGGGTCGCCACCCGCGCCCTGCTCACCGCGATGGACACGCCGCTGGGGATGACCGCGGGTAACGCGGTCGAGGTGGAGGAATCACTCGAGGTGCTGGCCGGGGGAGGGCCCGAGGACGTGGTCGCCCTCACCGTGGCACTGGCCCGCGAGATGCTTGCCGCCGCCGGTATCGACGCCAAGGACCCGGCCGCGACGCTGACCGACGGCACGGCCATGGATGTGTTCCGCGCGATGATCCGCGCGCAGGGCGGTGACCTTTCGGTGCCGCTGCCGCTCGGACAGTGCCAGGAGACGGTGCTCGCCCCGGCCGGCGGGGTCATGCGCCGCATTGACGCGATGCCCGTCGGGATCGCGGCTTGGCGTCTCGGCGCCGGACGCAGCCGTCCCGGAGAGACGGTGCAATACGGCGCCGGGGTACGTATTCACCGTCGGCCCGGAGAGTCGGTTGTCGCGGGAGAACCGCTGTTCACGCTGTATACCGACACCCCGGAGCGAATGCCCGCCGCGCTCGCTGCCCTGGACGGTGGCTGGGAGATCGGTGCGGCGCCCACCCTTACACCCCTCATCGTCGATAGACTTTCGGTGTGA
- a CDS encoding D-alanyl-D-alanine carboxypeptidase family protein has translation MTTRTSVPQRRQAMRSAATRLAAATAAGLIVAALPLSTPLASAEPGFTPPDTSGCPYKVVTPPAVDTSEVPKAGGDPPAPLPVPAKPIGGEMLGRCDVITPEGAGPVPNDVSAESWLIADLNTGNVVAAKDPHARHRPASVIKVLVAMEAINNLNLNQAVVGTQDDANSEGTRVGVDVGGTYTVRQLLTGLLMNSGNDAAHALAVQLGGMDETVAKINDMAQKLGARDTRAATPSGLDGPGMSTSAYDLGLFYKYAFADPTFADLVSEPKATFPGHPAKPGEPDNHPAYEMTNDNKLLYNYPGALGGKTGYTDDAQQTFVGAAERDGRRLVVTMLRGTRLPIAPWEQAAHLLDYGFSTPRDASIGKLVDPDPSLLTKPHADDTPVAQAAGLPAEAVNSVPVRVGVTIIGAMIVFGLILAARSLNRRQA, from the coding sequence ATGACCACCCGGACCTCAGTGCCACAGCGCCGCCAGGCCATGCGATCAGCTGCGACTCGTCTTGCCGCTGCCACCGCCGCCGGGCTGATCGTTGCCGCCCTGCCGCTGAGCACTCCACTCGCCAGCGCCGAGCCCGGATTCACGCCGCCCGACACCAGTGGCTGCCCCTACAAGGTGGTGACCCCGCCCGCCGTCGACACCTCCGAGGTACCCAAGGCCGGCGGCGACCCGCCCGCTCCACTGCCGGTACCGGCCAAGCCCATCGGCGGCGAGATGCTCGGACGCTGCGATGTGATCACTCCGGAGGGGGCCGGCCCGGTACCCAATGACGTCTCCGCGGAATCGTGGCTCATCGCCGATCTGAACACCGGCAATGTGGTGGCCGCCAAGGACCCTCATGCCCGGCACCGTCCCGCCAGTGTCATCAAGGTGCTGGTCGCCATGGAGGCCATCAACAACCTGAACCTCAACCAAGCGGTGGTGGGTACCCAGGATGACGCGAACAGCGAAGGCACCCGGGTGGGGGTCGATGTCGGCGGCACCTACACGGTCCGGCAGCTACTGACCGGCCTGCTGATGAACTCGGGCAACGACGCCGCGCACGCGCTGGCGGTACAGCTCGGCGGGATGGACGAGACCGTCGCCAAGATCAACGACATGGCGCAGAAACTCGGCGCACGGGACACCCGCGCGGCCACCCCGTCCGGCCTCGACGGCCCCGGCATGAGCACCTCCGCCTACGACCTCGGCCTGTTCTACAAATACGCGTTCGCCGACCCCACCTTCGCCGATCTGGTATCGGAGCCGAAGGCCACGTTCCCCGGTCATCCCGCCAAACCCGGTGAGCCCGACAACCATCCGGCATACGAGATGACGAACGACAACAAGCTGCTCTACAACTACCCCGGCGCGCTCGGCGGCAAGACCGGATACACCGACGACGCGCAACAGACCTTTGTCGGCGCCGCCGAACGCGACGGCCGCCGGCTGGTGGTCACCATGTTGCGCGGCACTCGCCTGCCGATCGCCCCCTGGGAGCAGGCGGCTCATCTGCTGGACTACGGGTTCTCCACGCCGCGTGATGCTTCTATCGGCAAGCTTGTCGATCCGGACCCGTCGCTGTTGACCAAACCGCATGCCGACGACACACCCGTGGCACAGGCCGCGGGTCTGCCCGCCGAGGCGGTCAACAGCGTTCCGGTGCGGGTGGGTGTGACCATCATCGGCGCGATGATCGTGTTCGGCCTCATCCTGGCGGCCCGCTCACTCAATCGCCGTCAGGCCTAG
- a CDS encoding carboxymuconolactone decarboxylase family protein: protein MTTTSRIAPIAPPNASLLTRIMYRMTKRRFGQVPEPFTVIAHHRKLMVAAAVHEQMLGSASQVLPASVRELAVFWTARTVGCSWCVDFGSMLQRLDGLDVDRLKAIDDYATSPLFTGDERAAIAYADAMTGNPHDITDEQVADLRRRFGDAGVIELSYQIGVENMRARTYAALGITEQGFNSGDACRVPWATSQDSPGA from the coding sequence ATGACCACCACATCACGTATCGCACCCATCGCCCCGCCGAACGCCTCACTGCTCACCCGCATCATGTACCGGATGACCAAGCGTCGTTTCGGTCAAGTGCCCGAGCCCTTTACCGTCATCGCCCACCATCGCAAGCTGATGGTCGCGGCCGCGGTGCACGAGCAGATGCTGGGCAGCGCCTCGCAGGTCCTACCGGCCAGCGTGCGCGAACTCGCGGTGTTCTGGACCGCCCGCACCGTGGGCTGCTCGTGGTGCGTCGACTTCGGCTCCATGCTGCAACGCCTGGACGGCTTGGACGTGGACCGCCTCAAGGCCATCGACGACTACGCGACTTCCCCGCTATTCACCGGGGACGAGCGCGCCGCGATCGCCTACGCCGATGCGATGACCGGAAATCCGCACGACATCACCGACGAGCAGGTCGCCGATCTGCGACGGCGGTTCGGTGACGCCGGGGTGATCGAGCTGTCCTACCAGATCGGCGTCGAGAACATGCGCGCCCGCACCTATGCCGCACTGGGAATCACCGAGCAGGGCTTCAATTCCGGTGACGCCTGCCGCGTTCCGTGGGCCACCTCCCAGGACTCACCGGGCGCCTAG
- a CDS encoding tetratricopeptide repeat protein has translation MSGHQHIEALLDIGRPADAKRLVEEALAADPDDTPLRILLLRCLIAMDDMETALSLVDTLGAENPDWDWLYRMRAVVLIGLDKPIAATKAARHAVALDPEDAWNHYQLAVALNSAASRQPPGSEAGEKKKDAARKAAEHAVALEPQEPALHRLIGYLHSEPEHREIRERAWRKALELDPEDTAAMTELAGDEAVRSLRSSGLDKLGQALRIDPQGAPHARQIVADAFKRALMLPLLLTVPSEIATIVLALGWVPETWWSRAVPIGFAAASLMLLAEALLRVRTSLRAMVMGTLKLTGWLVAWVVVAGLLPILWLVTRHLIVMVCLVLVLIPGGCMAAVLAWTWVKWVFTLGWRTASSEPAPAWDVYLDNQLGSAGGATSQTRNQKSQNRNQKSGRKKSGNWLVYATVVFVLSRVVSCIAHSGDDPSPRPHSSYDAAHFSARDFRVGECVKTVGGYLWAPITVTDCADPRAIFRVASLSGRVCPNADYHRYQPVAVEVSTICLAKNLGQGLCYSWPGYRSDPAAHVAAKTASCTDPRVHLKVDKRVDGEASPLVCAPGQSAETFPIPAPGVAYCLSDPNP, from the coding sequence ATGAGCGGCCATCAGCACATCGAGGCGTTGCTCGACATCGGCCGTCCGGCGGACGCGAAGCGTCTTGTCGAAGAGGCGTTGGCGGCCGACCCGGACGATACTCCGCTGCGGATTCTGCTGCTCCGCTGTTTGATCGCCATGGACGACATGGAGACGGCCCTGTCGCTGGTGGACACACTGGGCGCCGAAAATCCGGATTGGGACTGGCTGTACCGGATGCGCGCCGTCGTGCTCATCGGATTGGACAAGCCCATAGCGGCCACGAAGGCCGCCAGGCACGCGGTCGCCCTGGACCCCGAGGACGCCTGGAACCACTACCAGCTGGCCGTCGCACTCAATTCCGCCGCCAGCCGACAGCCCCCGGGCTCCGAAGCCGGTGAGAAGAAAAAAGACGCGGCGCGTAAGGCGGCCGAGCACGCGGTGGCACTGGAGCCGCAGGAACCAGCGCTTCATCGGCTGATCGGCTATCTGCACAGTGAGCCCGAGCATCGCGAGATCCGGGAACGGGCGTGGCGCAAGGCCCTTGAGCTGGATCCGGAAGACACTGCCGCGATGACCGAGCTTGCGGGAGACGAAGCCGTCCGGTCTCTTCGAAGCTCCGGTCTTGACAAGTTGGGTCAAGCGTTGCGCATTGACCCGCAGGGCGCTCCGCATGCCCGCCAGATCGTGGCCGATGCGTTCAAGCGTGCCCTCATGCTTCCGCTGCTGCTCACCGTGCCCAGCGAAATCGCCACCATCGTGTTGGCCCTCGGCTGGGTTCCCGAGACCTGGTGGTCCAGAGCCGTGCCCATTGGATTCGCGGCAGCAAGCCTGATGCTGCTGGCGGAAGCGTTGTTGCGGGTGCGGACCTCGCTCCGCGCGATGGTCATGGGGACGTTGAAACTGACCGGCTGGTTGGTGGCATGGGTTGTGGTCGCCGGCTTGTTGCCGATCCTGTGGTTGGTGACACGCCATTTGATCGTCATGGTTTGTCTGGTGCTGGTACTCATTCCGGGTGGATGCATGGCCGCGGTACTGGCCTGGACCTGGGTCAAGTGGGTGTTCACGCTTGGATGGCGCACCGCGTCGAGCGAGCCGGCGCCGGCGTGGGACGTATATCTGGACAATCAGCTGGGTTCAGCCGGAGGCGCGACATCACAGACGCGGAATCAGAAGTCGCAGAACCGGAATCAGAAGTCGGGGCGGAAAAAGTCCGGAAATTGGCTGGTGTACGCCACGGTCGTCTTCGTCCTTTCGCGGGTTGTTTCCTGTATCGCGCACTCGGGTGACGATCCGTCTCCTCGGCCCCACAGTTCCTATGACGCCGCCCATTTCTCAGCCAGGGATTTCCGGGTCGGTGAGTGCGTCAAGACGGTCGGTGGATATCTCTGGGCGCCGATCACGGTCACGGATTGCGCCGACCCGCGTGCGATCTTCCGGGTCGCCTCGTTGTCCGGGCGGGTCTGTCCGAATGCGGACTATCACCGGTATCAGCCGGTAGCGGTCGAGGTTTCGACAATCTGCCTGGCGAAGAATCTCGGCCAGGGACTGTGCTACTCCTGGCCGGGCTACCGATCAGACCCCGCGGCGCATGTGGCCGCGAAGACGGCGTCGTGTACGGATCCCCGGGTGCATCTCAAAGTGGATAAACGAGTCGACGGCGAAGCGTCGCCGCTGGTGTGCGCGCCAGGTCAGTCTGCGGAGACGTTCCCGATACCGGCGCCGGGCGTCGCCTATTGCTTGAGTGATCCCAATCCGTAG
- a CDS encoding SMP-30/gluconolactonase/LRE family protein: MAKPSIDPIRWQPPGVRALSLNAQQLPPLSIVALPGHGPEDVVADAAGNIWAGVADGRIFRISPRGTDGAEVTHVATTEHPPLGLHVARDGRLLICSRDKLLALDPATGDIEPVVTTVDGPPLIFCSNVTESSDGTIYFSESTARFPFEQFMAAILEGRPTGRVFRRDPDGTVTTIATGLAFTNGVTLTADESALIVAETVGRRISRYPLTGAGAGTLTPILDEIPGMPDNISTGADGRIWVTLASPRNALAEWLLPRSPAIRKALWQLPDALLPGTDTDPWVIAVNPDTGEVVSNVSGASRDLRTVTGVVESGGRLWMGCIGSAAVGHISLADIAPAGR, translated from the coding sequence ATGGCCAAGCCGTCGATCGATCCCATCCGCTGGCAACCGCCCGGAGTGCGGGCGCTTTCCCTGAACGCTCAGCAGCTGCCGCCGCTGAGCATCGTGGCGCTGCCCGGGCACGGCCCCGAAGACGTGGTGGCCGATGCCGCGGGAAACATCTGGGCGGGGGTGGCGGACGGAAGGATCTTTCGTATCTCACCCCGCGGCACTGACGGCGCGGAGGTCACGCATGTCGCCACCACCGAGCATCCGCCCCTGGGCCTGCACGTCGCGCGCGACGGCCGGTTACTGATATGCAGCCGCGACAAGCTACTGGCCCTGGATCCGGCCACCGGCGATATCGAGCCAGTGGTCACCACGGTCGACGGGCCACCGCTCATCTTCTGCTCCAATGTCACCGAATCATCGGATGGGACAATATATTTCAGTGAATCGACGGCGCGTTTCCCGTTCGAGCAGTTCATGGCGGCTATCTTGGAGGGCCGCCCCACCGGACGGGTGTTCCGGCGCGACCCGGACGGCACCGTGACAACCATCGCCACCGGACTGGCCTTCACCAATGGGGTCACGCTCACTGCCGACGAGTCCGCCTTGATCGTGGCCGAGACCGTCGGCCGCAGGATAAGCCGGTATCCGCTCACCGGCGCGGGTGCCGGCACGCTGACGCCGATTCTGGACGAGATCCCGGGCATGCCCGACAACATCAGCACCGGCGCGGACGGCCGCATCTGGGTCACCCTGGCCAGCCCGCGCAATGCGCTCGCCGAATGGCTACTCCCTCGCTCGCCCGCCATCCGAAAGGCGCTGTGGCAGCTGCCCGATGCCCTGCTGCCGGGGACGGACACCGATCCGTGGGTCATCGCGGTGAACCCGGACACCGGCGAGGTGGTATCCAACGTCAGCGGCGCGTCGCGGGACCTGCGCACCGTCACCGGCGTCGTCGAATCGGGCGGGCGGCTGTGGATGGGCTGCATCGGGTCGGCCGCCGTCGGTCACATCAGCCTGGCCGATATCGCACCGGCGGGGCGCTAA
- a CDS encoding sigma-70 family RNA polymerase sigma factor: MAVHAGDRTSEFEALRPRLQAVAYRLTGSVADAEDIVQDAWLRLHSATAEIEDLPAWLTTVVSRLGLDRLRSAVYRRETYVGEWLPEPVVTGLDGSDPLAVLVAGEDARFAAMVVLDRLAPDQRVAFVLHDGFSVPFKQIAEILGIGDAAARQLASRARRAVTATPEPAADAEHNEAVGQLLAALISGSMEAVVRVLHPDVTMTGDSDGKAPTAVRVIHGPDKVARFLLGLMERYGPHMTQAMNPALVNGQFGMYLTATPADTADSGYWPVLPRVSAFTVHDGRVLAVWDVCNPDKFTGTPLRNA, encoded by the coding sequence ATGGCGGTTCACGCTGGCGATCGCACCAGTGAGTTCGAGGCGCTGCGCCCGCGACTGCAGGCGGTGGCATACCGGCTCACCGGGAGCGTGGCCGATGCCGAGGACATTGTTCAGGACGCTTGGCTGCGTCTGCATTCCGCGACCGCCGAGATTGAGGACTTGCCGGCCTGGCTGACCACCGTTGTCTCGCGGCTTGGGCTGGATCGACTACGGTCGGCCGTGTACCGCAGGGAAACCTATGTGGGGGAATGGCTTCCGGAGCCTGTGGTGACCGGTTTGGACGGCAGTGACCCGCTGGCCGTGTTGGTGGCCGGCGAGGACGCGCGTTTCGCGGCCATGGTGGTGCTGGACCGGTTGGCGCCCGATCAGCGCGTCGCCTTTGTGCTGCACGACGGATTCTCGGTGCCGTTCAAGCAGATTGCCGAGATTCTCGGCATCGGCGATGCGGCCGCGCGCCAGCTGGCCTCGCGTGCCCGGCGAGCGGTGACGGCCACCCCCGAACCGGCGGCCGATGCCGAACACAACGAAGCGGTGGGTCAGCTGTTGGCGGCCCTCATCTCCGGGAGTATGGAAGCGGTTGTGCGGGTGCTGCATCCGGACGTGACGATGACGGGAGACTCCGATGGCAAGGCGCCGACGGCAGTACGCGTCATCCATGGCCCCGACAAGGTGGCCCGTTTCCTGCTGGGCTTGATGGAGCGTTACGGGCCGCACATGACGCAGGCCATGAACCCCGCACTGGTGAACGGGCAGTTCGGCATGTACCTGACCGCGACGCCGGCAGATACGGCCGACTCCGGTTATTGGCCGGTGCTGCCCCGGGTGAGCGCGTTCACTGTGCACGACGGCAGGGTGCTGGCGGTCTGGGATGTGTGTAATCCCGACAAGTTCACCGGTACCCCGCTACGTAACGCCTAG
- a CDS encoding cytidine deaminase — protein sequence MKINWNELRDNAYAITKHAYAPYSKYPVGAAALVDDGRVIAGCNVENVSYGLGLCAECSVVCALFSTGGGRLVALSCVDSRGEPLMPCGRCRQLLLEHGGPELLIDHADGPRALAQLLPEAFGPDDLDRGRI from the coding sequence ATGAAAATCAATTGGAATGAATTGCGGGACAACGCATACGCGATAACCAAGCACGCGTATGCGCCGTACTCGAAGTATCCGGTGGGGGCCGCCGCGCTCGTTGATGACGGCAGGGTGATCGCCGGCTGCAATGTGGAGAATGTCTCATATGGGCTAGGTCTCTGCGCGGAGTGTTCTGTGGTGTGCGCGCTGTTCTCCACCGGAGGCGGCCGGTTGGTGGCGCTGTCCTGCGTCGATTCCCGGGGTGAGCCGCTGATGCCGTGCGGCCGTTGTCGCCAGTTACTTCTTGAGCATGGCGGCCCGGAGCTGCTGATCGATCACGCCGACGGGCCACGAGCCCTTGCGCAGCTGCTCCCGGAGGCATTCGGGCCCGACGACTTGGACCGGGGGCGCATCTGA
- the sdhA gene encoding succinate dehydrogenase flavoprotein subunit, with protein MSSPKSEATIQEHRYDVVIIGAGGAGMRAAVEAGPRARTAVLTKLYPTRSHTGAAQGGMCAALANVEEDNWEWHTFDTVKGGDYLADQDAVEIMCKEAIDAVLDLEKMGMPFNRTPQGRIDQRRFGGHTRDHGKAPVRRACYAADRTGHMILQTLYQNCVKHDVEFYNEFYALDIALTETPNGPVATGVIAYELATGDIHVFHAKAIVFATGGSGRMYKTTSNAHTLTGDGLGIVFRKGLPLEDMEFHQFHPTGLAGLGILISEAVRGEGGRLLNAEGERFMERYAPTIVDLAPRDIVARSMVLEVLEGRGAGPNKDYVYIDVRHLGADVLEAKLPDITEFARTYLGVDPVTELVPVYPTCHYVMGGIPTNIKGQVLRDNDNVVPGLYAAGECACVSVHGANRLGTNSLLDINVFGRRAGIAAAEYAEAHDFIDLPETPATMVTQWVADILSEHGDERVADIRTELQQSMDNNAAVFRTEDTLKQALNDIHALKERYSRITVHDKGKRYNSDLLEAIELGFLLELAEVTVVGALNRKESRGGHAREDYPNRDDTNYMRHTMAYKQGAELLSDIRLDYKPVVQTRYEPMERKY; from the coding sequence ATGTCTTCGCCTAAATCTGAGGCAACCATCCAGGAACACCGGTACGACGTCGTCATCATCGGCGCGGGTGGCGCGGGTATGCGCGCCGCCGTCGAGGCCGGACCCCGGGCCCGTACCGCGGTGCTGACCAAGCTGTACCCGACGCGTAGCCACACCGGCGCCGCCCAGGGCGGCATGTGCGCCGCGCTGGCCAATGTCGAGGAAGACAACTGGGAATGGCACACCTTCGACACCGTCAAGGGTGGCGACTACCTCGCCGACCAGGACGCCGTGGAGATCATGTGCAAGGAGGCGATCGACGCCGTCCTTGATCTCGAGAAGATGGGTATGCCGTTCAACCGGACACCCCAGGGCCGAATCGATCAGCGCCGCTTCGGTGGTCACACCCGCGATCACGGTAAGGCGCCGGTGCGCCGGGCCTGCTACGCGGCGGACCGCACCGGACACATGATTCTGCAGACCCTGTACCAAAACTGCGTCAAGCACGATGTCGAGTTCTACAACGAGTTCTACGCACTGGACATCGCACTCACCGAAACGCCGAACGGCCCGGTGGCCACCGGCGTCATCGCCTACGAGTTGGCGACCGGCGATATCCATGTGTTCCACGCCAAGGCAATCGTTTTCGCCACCGGTGGTTCCGGACGCATGTACAAGACCACATCCAACGCGCACACCCTGACCGGCGATGGTCTGGGCATCGTGTTCCGCAAGGGACTTCCGTTGGAGGACATGGAATTCCACCAGTTCCACCCGACAGGCCTGGCCGGGCTGGGAATTCTGATCTCGGAAGCCGTGCGCGGTGAGGGCGGCCGCCTGCTCAACGCGGAGGGCGAGCGCTTCATGGAGCGCTACGCGCCCACCATCGTCGACCTCGCGCCTCGCGACATCGTGGCCCGGTCAATGGTTCTCGAGGTACTCGAAGGCCGCGGCGCCGGACCGAACAAGGACTACGTCTACATCGACGTGCGCCACCTCGGTGCCGATGTGCTGGAGGCCAAGCTCCCGGACATCACCGAATTCGCCCGTACCTACCTGGGTGTCGACCCGGTGACCGAGCTGGTTCCGGTGTACCCCACCTGCCACTACGTGATGGGCGGCATTCCGACCAACATCAAGGGCCAGGTGCTGCGCGACAACGACAACGTGGTCCCCGGCCTGTACGCGGCCGGCGAGTGCGCCTGCGTCTCGGTGCACGGCGCCAACCGCCTGGGCACCAACTCGCTGCTGGACATCAACGTGTTCGGTCGCCGGGCGGGTATCGCCGCGGCCGAGTACGCCGAGGCCCATGACTTCATCGACCTGCCGGAGACCCCGGCGACGATGGTCACCCAGTGGGTGGCGGACATCCTCTCCGAGCACGGTGACGAGCGGGTGGCCGACATCCGTACCGAGCTGCAGCAGTCGATGGACAACAACGCCGCAGTGTTCCGTACCGAGGACACTCTCAAGCAGGCGCTCAACGACATCCACGCGCTCAAGGAGCGGTACAGCCGAATCACGGTGCACGACAAGGGCAAGCGCTACAACAGCGACCTGCTCGAGGCCATCGAGCTGGGCTTCCTGCTGGAGCTCGCCGAGGTGACCGTGGTGGGCGCGCTCAACCGCAAGGAATCGCGCGGCGGACATGCCCGTGAGGACTACCCGAACCGCGACGACACCAACTACATGCGACACACCATGGCGTACAAGCAGGGTGCCGAGCTGCTGTCCGATATCCGGCTGGACTACAAGCCCGTTGTCCAGACCCGGTACGAGCCGATGGAACGGAAGTACTGA